A single region of the Paraburkholderia megapolitana genome encodes:
- the glgA gene encoding glycogen synthase GlgA, protein MTIRALHVASELYPLLKTGGLADVAGALPPALIERGADVRVLLPGFPAVAAGLVDLRTVARLDHPLLGSRAGLQYSVHAPHAAHATLELGTLPANGLSVYMIRDDALYDRPGNPYLDAQHVPYGDNAERFALLGWMAAQLAQHADPAWTPQIIHAHDWHAGLAPAYLRAAERRHGRRLAHTVFTVHNLAYQGVFPAQTFDHLALPADFFDMHGVEFYGQLSFLKAGLYYSDRLTTVSPTYAREIQTLAQGGGLDALLRGRTHDLTGILNGVDYGVWNPATDEALAARYTSSRLAGKRACKTALQERFGLAQKSDALLFGVVSRLTEQKGLDLLLGALPEIISRGGQLVVLGTGDPALEAGLLRVAHAHPDAVAVERGFDEPLAHAIVAGSDVIAVPSRFEPCGLTQLYALAYGSLPLVHRVGGLADTVVDASLENLADDLATGFVFERFEPEALGGAIRRAFALHARHSEWKAAQQRAMRQDFGWGASAQRYLDLYRSLVQDPAGA, encoded by the coding sequence ATGACGATTCGCGCGCTGCACGTTGCCAGCGAGCTGTATCCGCTTCTCAAGACCGGCGGTCTCGCCGACGTTGCCGGTGCGCTGCCGCCCGCGCTGATCGAGCGCGGCGCGGACGTGCGCGTGCTGCTGCCGGGCTTTCCCGCGGTCGCGGCCGGGCTCGTGGACCTGCGCACGGTTGCGCGGCTCGATCATCCGCTGCTGGGCTCCCGCGCCGGCCTGCAATACTCCGTACACGCGCCGCACGCCGCCCACGCGACGCTCGAACTCGGCACGCTGCCCGCGAACGGCCTCTCCGTCTACATGATCCGCGACGACGCGCTGTACGACCGGCCCGGCAACCCGTATCTCGATGCCCAACACGTGCCGTACGGCGACAACGCGGAACGCTTCGCGCTGCTCGGCTGGATGGCCGCGCAACTCGCCCAGCATGCCGACCCGGCATGGACGCCGCAGATCATCCACGCACACGACTGGCACGCGGGCCTCGCGCCCGCCTACCTGCGCGCCGCCGAACGCAGACACGGCAGGCGTCTCGCGCACACGGTGTTCACGGTGCACAACCTCGCCTACCAGGGCGTGTTTCCGGCGCAGACGTTCGATCATCTGGCGTTGCCGGCCGACTTCTTCGACATGCACGGGGTCGAGTTCTACGGCCAGTTGTCGTTTCTGAAAGCAGGGCTTTACTACAGCGACCGGCTCACCACCGTCAGCCCCACGTATGCCCGCGAAATCCAGACGCTCGCGCAGGGCGGCGGGCTCGATGCGCTACTGCGCGGCCGTACCCACGATCTGACCGGCATCCTGAACGGCGTCGACTATGGCGTATGGAACCCCGCCACCGACGAAGCGCTGGCTGCGCGCTACACGAGCAGCCGGCTCGCCGGCAAGCGCGCGTGCAAGACCGCGCTGCAGGAACGCTTCGGCCTCGCACAGAAAAGCGATGCGCTGCTGTTCGGCGTCGTCAGCCGGCTCACCGAGCAGAAGGGCCTTGACCTGCTGCTCGGCGCGCTGCCTGAGATCATCTCGCGTGGCGGTCAACTGGTGGTGCTCGGCACCGGCGACCCGGCGCTCGAAGCCGGCCTGCTGCGCGTCGCCCATGCGCATCCCGACGCCGTGGCCGTCGAACGCGGCTTCGACGAGCCGCTCGCCCACGCGATCGTCGCCGGTAGCGACGTGATTGCGGTGCCGTCGCGGTTCGAGCCGTGCGGCCTCACACAGCTCTACGCGCTCGCGTACGGCTCGTTGCCGCTCGTGCATCGGGTCGGCGGGCTGGCGGATACCGTGGTCGATGCATCGCTGGAAAATCTCGCCGACGATCTCGCCACCGGTTTCGTGTTCGAGCGCTTCGAGCCGGAGGCGCTCGGCGGCGCAATCCGTCGCGCGTTCGCGCTGCATGCGCGGCACAGTGAATGGAAGGCCGCGCAGCAGCGCGCGATGCGTCAGGATTTTGGCTGGGGCGCCTCGGCGCAACGCTATCTGGATCTTTACCGGTCGCTCGTGCAAGACCCCGCCGGCGCATAA
- the glgC gene encoding glucose-1-phosphate adenylyltransferase, translating to MHTPASLNDLQHTTLAIVLAGGRGTRLGPLTNKRVKPAVHFGGKYRIVDFALSNCLNSGIRRIAVVTQYKAHSLLRHVQRGWGFLRGEFNEFIDLWPAQQRVEGAHWYRGTADAVFQNLDIIRSIRPKYVVVLAGDHIYKMDYTRMVLDHTESGADCTVGCIEVPRMEATAFGVIAVDASRRITGFVEKPADPPAMPGRPDIALASMGIYVFNADYLYTLLEENITSAATDHDFGKDILPRVVTQGHAIAHPFSMSCVTSDPTTEPYWRDVGTIDAYWSANLDLASTIPALDLYDHSWPIWTHQEQLPPAKFVRDLNGQQGSGTSMIVCGGCVITGSQISRSVLSSNVLVKSFCNISEAVLLPQVTVGASCRLRRVVIDRGCSIPDGTVIGEDPVLDGERFYRTDSGVVLVTAEALRRQTERAH from the coding sequence ATGCACACACCGGCCAGTCTCAACGATCTGCAGCACACCACCCTTGCCATCGTGCTCGCGGGTGGCCGTGGCACCCGGCTCGGGCCGCTCACGAATAAACGCGTGAAACCGGCCGTGCACTTCGGCGGCAAATACCGGATCGTCGACTTTGCGCTCTCCAACTGCCTGAATTCGGGCATCCGTCGTATTGCCGTGGTGACGCAGTACAAGGCGCACTCGCTGTTGCGCCATGTGCAGCGCGGCTGGGGCTTCCTGCGCGGCGAGTTCAACGAATTCATCGATCTGTGGCCGGCCCAGCAGCGCGTCGAAGGCGCACACTGGTATCGCGGCACGGCGGATGCAGTGTTCCAGAATCTCGACATCATCCGTTCGATTCGCCCGAAATACGTCGTCGTACTGGCCGGCGACCACATCTACAAGATGGACTACACGCGGATGGTGCTCGACCACACCGAGAGCGGCGCGGATTGCACGGTCGGCTGCATCGAGGTGCCGCGCATGGAGGCGACCGCGTTCGGCGTGATCGCTGTCGATGCCTCGCGCCGTATCACCGGTTTCGTCGAAAAGCCCGCCGATCCCCCCGCCATGCCGGGCCGCCCCGATATCGCGCTCGCCAGCATGGGCATCTACGTTTTCAACGCGGATTACCTGTACACGCTGCTCGAGGAAAACATCACGAGCGCCGCCACCGATCACGACTTCGGCAAGGACATCCTGCCGCGCGTCGTCACTCAGGGCCACGCCATCGCGCATCCGTTCAGCATGTCGTGCGTGACGTCCGACCCGACCACCGAACCCTACTGGCGCGATGTCGGCACAATCGACGCGTACTGGTCCGCGAATCTCGACCTCGCGTCGACGATTCCCGCGCTCGATCTGTATGACCACAGCTGGCCGATCTGGACGCATCAGGAGCAACTCCCGCCGGCCAAGTTCGTGCGCGACCTGAACGGCCAGCAGGGCTCGGGCACCAGCATGATCGTGTGCGGCGGCTGCGTGATCACGGGTTCGCAGATCTCGCGCTCGGTGCTGTCGTCGAACGTGCTCGTGAAGTCGTTCTGTAACATCAGTGAGGCAGTCTTGCTGCCACAGGTGACGGTTGGCGCGAGTTGCCGGCTGCGTCGTGTGGTGATCGACCGCGGCTGTTCGATTCCCGACGGTACGGTGATCGGTGAGGATCCGGTGCTCGACGGCGAGCGGTTCTACCGCACCGACAGCGGCGTCGTACTGGTTACCGCGGAAGCATTGCGACGGCAGACCGAACGTGCGCATTGA
- a CDS encoding alpha/beta fold hydrolase: MLVSALALAPATQAGAVGDASSASSASGPTQADSDGPVYGPELQGFSYPAPVQQFDFTSQGEALHMAYLDVRPEHPNGRTAVLLHGKNFCAATWEGTIRRLSDAGYRVVAPDQIGFCKSTKPAHYQYSFQQLARNTHALLDSLGIERITLIGHSTGGMLAIRYALMYPAQTQQLVLVDPIGLEDWKAKGVPSLSVDEWYQRELKTTADGIRRYEQNTYYAGQWRADYEPWVQMLAGMYRGPGKQIVAWNSALLYDMIYTQPVVYELGNLKVPTLLMIGDKDTTAIGKDVSPPEVRAKIGHYPELAKLTQQAIPHARLIEFAELGHAPQMQDPQAFHKALLDGLAAVPADH, from the coding sequence ATGCTCGTGTCCGCGCTGGCATTGGCGCCGGCCACCCAGGCCGGTGCTGTCGGCGATGCGTCCAGCGCCTCCAGTGCATCCGGCCCGACGCAGGCCGACAGCGACGGTCCGGTCTACGGGCCTGAACTGCAAGGCTTCAGCTATCCGGCTCCGGTCCAGCAGTTCGACTTCACATCGCAGGGCGAAGCGCTGCACATGGCCTATCTTGACGTCCGGCCGGAACATCCCAACGGGCGAACCGCGGTACTGCTGCATGGCAAGAATTTTTGCGCGGCGACCTGGGAGGGCACGATACGCCGGCTATCCGATGCGGGCTATCGCGTGGTTGCGCCGGACCAGATCGGGTTCTGCAAATCGACCAAGCCGGCTCACTATCAGTACAGCTTCCAGCAGCTCGCGCGCAACACGCATGCGCTGCTCGACTCGCTCGGCATCGAACGGATCACGCTGATCGGCCATTCGACCGGCGGCATGCTGGCGATCCGCTATGCGTTGATGTACCCGGCGCAAACGCAGCAGCTCGTGCTCGTCGATCCGATCGGCCTCGAAGACTGGAAGGCGAAGGGCGTGCCGTCGTTATCGGTGGACGAGTGGTATCAGCGCGAGCTGAAGACAACCGCCGACGGCATCCGCCGCTACGAACAGAACACTTATTACGCGGGCCAGTGGCGCGCCGACTACGAGCCGTGGGTGCAGATGCTGGCGGGTATGTACCGTGGACCGGGCAAGCAGATCGTGGCGTGGAATTCGGCGCTGCTGTACGACATGATCTACACGCAGCCGGTCGTCTACGAACTGGGCAACCTGAAGGTGCCGACGCTATTGATGATCGGCGACAAGGACACCACCGCGATCGGCAAGGACGTTTCGCCGCCGGAGGTGCGCGCGAAGATCGGCCACTACCCCGAACTCGCGAAGCTCACGCAGCAGGCGATTCCGCATGCGCGCCTCATCGAGTTCGCGGAGCTGGGTCACGCGCCGCAGATGCAGGACCCGCAGGCGTTTCACAAGGCGCTGCTCGACGGGCTTGCCGCGGTGCCTGCAGACCATTGA